The Vicia villosa cultivar HV-30 ecotype Madison, WI linkage group LG1, Vvil1.0, whole genome shotgun sequence genome includes a region encoding these proteins:
- the LOC131627327 gene encoding bHLH transcription factor RHL1-like isoform X1 — protein sequence MQPCSREMQSLNSLFNSSSPPPQIPIPLQNHPQIQINNNDNTFQQQDDFLKQMLSNLPPSSPWNNNPKPLWDPNSDETLTFPYDEQTNLSSKFRNHQITDKTTAAALMLLMPNAADSGLLHLPADFDSSQNDVVNASSLLQAGDGSVQALYNGFSGSLHGVNNQTHHFQPPQVQTFGGGSVSATNQAPVSGAPAQPRQKVRARRGQATDPHSIAERLRRERIAERMKALQELVPNANKTDKASMLDEIIDYVKFLQVQVKVLSMSRLGGAAAVAPLVADMSSEGVSDCVQANGNGGVHPRNPKTSSSNESLTMTEHQVAKLMEEDMGSAMQYLQGKGLCLMPISLATAISTATCHNRNPLINAPNNNINAIPASNGDGPSSPGMSVNSTVKDANSASKS from the exons ATGCAACCTTGCAGCAGAGAAATGCAATCCCTCAACTCCCTTTTCAACTCTTCTTCTCCTCCTCCTCAAATCCCCATTCCTCTCCAAAACCACCCACAGATCCAaatcaacaacaacgacaacacaTTCCAACAACAAGACGATTTCCTCAAACAAATGCTCTCCAATCTCCCCCCTTCCTCTCCCTGGAACAACAACCCTAAACCCTTATGGGACCCTAACTCCGACGAAACTCTCACTTTCCCTTACGACGAACAAACCAACCTCTCCTCCAAGTTTCGTAACCACCAGATCACTGATAAAACCACCGCCGCCGCTCTCATGCTTCTCATGCCGAACGCCGCCGATTCCGGACTCCTACACTTGCCCGCTGACTTTGACTCCTCTCAAAACGACGTCGTGAACGCTTCTTCC CTTTTACAGGCTGGTGACGGTTCCGTTCAAGCTCTCTATAACGGTTTCTCCGGATCTCTCCATGGTGTCAACAATCAAACTCACCATTTTCAACCACCTCAG GTGCAAACTTTTGGAGGTGGTTCGGTAAGTGCGACAAACCAGGCTCCGGTGAGTGGTGCTCCTGCTCAGCCAAGGCAGAAGGTTAGGGCTAGGAGAGGTCAGGCTACTGATCCACACAGTATTGCCGAAAGG TTAAGGAGGGAAAGAATTGCTGAAAGAATGAAAGCATTGCAGGAACTTGTTCCTAATGCCAATAAG ACAGATAAGGCCTCCATGCTAGATGAGATCATCGATTATGTCAAATTCCTACAAGTTCAAGTCAAG GTTTTGAGTATGAGTAGATTAGGCGGAGCAGCCGCTGTCGCTCCCCTTGTTGCTGATATGTCCTCCGAG GGTGTCAGTGACTGCGTCCAAGCTAACGGAAACGGTGGGGTCCACCCAAGAAACCCTAAAACGTCGTCGTCCAACGAGTCTCTCACAATGACAGAGCATCAGGTGGCGAAGCTCATGGAGGAAGACATGGGATCCGCCATGCAATACTTACAAGGCAAAGGTCTCTGCCTCATGCCTATTTCTCTTGCTACCGCAATCTCAACTGCCACGTGTCACAACAGGAACCCTTTGATTAACGCTCCCAACAACAATATCAACGCTATCCCCGCATCCAACGGTGATGGGCCATCCTCACCCGGAATGTCCGTCAATAGCACCGTTAAAGATGCTAATTCCGCTTCTAAATCGTAG
- the LOC131627327 gene encoding bHLH transcription factor RHL1-like isoform X2: MQPCSREMQSLNSLFNSSSPPPQIPIPLQNHPQIQINNNDNTFQQQDDFLKQMLSNLPPSSPWNNNPKPLWDPNSDETLTFPYDEQTNLSSKFRNHQITDKTTAAALMLLMPNAADSGLLHLPADFDSSQNDVVNASSAGDGSVQALYNGFSGSLHGVNNQTHHFQPPQVQTFGGGSVSATNQAPVSGAPAQPRQKVRARRGQATDPHSIAERLRRERIAERMKALQELVPNANKTDKASMLDEIIDYVKFLQVQVKVLSMSRLGGAAAVAPLVADMSSEGVSDCVQANGNGGVHPRNPKTSSSNESLTMTEHQVAKLMEEDMGSAMQYLQGKGLCLMPISLATAISTATCHNRNPLINAPNNNINAIPASNGDGPSSPGMSVNSTVKDANSASKS, translated from the exons ATGCAACCTTGCAGCAGAGAAATGCAATCCCTCAACTCCCTTTTCAACTCTTCTTCTCCTCCTCCTCAAATCCCCATTCCTCTCCAAAACCACCCACAGATCCAaatcaacaacaacgacaacacaTTCCAACAACAAGACGATTTCCTCAAACAAATGCTCTCCAATCTCCCCCCTTCCTCTCCCTGGAACAACAACCCTAAACCCTTATGGGACCCTAACTCCGACGAAACTCTCACTTTCCCTTACGACGAACAAACCAACCTCTCCTCCAAGTTTCGTAACCACCAGATCACTGATAAAACCACCGCCGCCGCTCTCATGCTTCTCATGCCGAACGCCGCCGATTCCGGACTCCTACACTTGCCCGCTGACTTTGACTCCTCTCAAAACGACGTCGTGAACGCTTCTTCC GCTGGTGACGGTTCCGTTCAAGCTCTCTATAACGGTTTCTCCGGATCTCTCCATGGTGTCAACAATCAAACTCACCATTTTCAACCACCTCAG GTGCAAACTTTTGGAGGTGGTTCGGTAAGTGCGACAAACCAGGCTCCGGTGAGTGGTGCTCCTGCTCAGCCAAGGCAGAAGGTTAGGGCTAGGAGAGGTCAGGCTACTGATCCACACAGTATTGCCGAAAGG TTAAGGAGGGAAAGAATTGCTGAAAGAATGAAAGCATTGCAGGAACTTGTTCCTAATGCCAATAAG ACAGATAAGGCCTCCATGCTAGATGAGATCATCGATTATGTCAAATTCCTACAAGTTCAAGTCAAG GTTTTGAGTATGAGTAGATTAGGCGGAGCAGCCGCTGTCGCTCCCCTTGTTGCTGATATGTCCTCCGAG GGTGTCAGTGACTGCGTCCAAGCTAACGGAAACGGTGGGGTCCACCCAAGAAACCCTAAAACGTCGTCGTCCAACGAGTCTCTCACAATGACAGAGCATCAGGTGGCGAAGCTCATGGAGGAAGACATGGGATCCGCCATGCAATACTTACAAGGCAAAGGTCTCTGCCTCATGCCTATTTCTCTTGCTACCGCAATCTCAACTGCCACGTGTCACAACAGGAACCCTTTGATTAACGCTCCCAACAACAATATCAACGCTATCCCCGCATCCAACGGTGATGGGCCATCCTCACCCGGAATGTCCGTCAATAGCACCGTTAAAGATGCTAATTCCGCTTCTAAATCGTAG
- the LOC131600163 gene encoding uncharacterized protein LOC131600163 isoform X2, with protein MAMKAYAAAAENDDKIQSDVLSKARESCYKARDAFYSCLEKECDKKPTEIASVGLLYPIECKKSRDLFVNQCRSSWVKHFDRQYCRNKRDQRLLDDKGARRGA; from the exons ATGGCGATGAAAGCTTACGCTGCAGCAGCAGAAAATGACGACAAAATCCAATCCGATGTCCTCTCCAAAGCCAGAGAATCATGCTACAAG GCTCGTGATGCTTTCTACTCGTGCCTTGAAAAGGAATGTGACAAGAAACCAACCGAAATTGCGTCTGTAGGTTTGCTTTATCCCATTGAATGCAAGAAATCCAGAGACCTATTCGTGAATCAATGTCGATCTTCTTGG GTGAAGCATTTTGATAGACAATATTGCAGGAACAAAAGGGATCAGAGGCTTTTGGATGATAAAGGTGCTAGGAGAG GGGCGTAA
- the LOC131600163 gene encoding uncharacterized protein LOC131600163 isoform X1, with protein sequence MAMKAYAAAAENDDKIQSDVLSKARESCYKARDAFYSCLEKECDKKPTEIASVGLLYPIECKKSRDLFVNQCRSSWVKHFDRQYCRNKRDQRLLDDKGARRGPLLLPHPYRLKSTP encoded by the exons ATGGCGATGAAAGCTTACGCTGCAGCAGCAGAAAATGACGACAAAATCCAATCCGATGTCCTCTCCAAAGCCAGAGAATCATGCTACAAG GCTCGTGATGCTTTCTACTCGTGCCTTGAAAAGGAATGTGACAAGAAACCAACCGAAATTGCGTCTGTAGGTTTGCTTTATCCCATTGAATGCAAGAAATCCAGAGACCTATTCGTGAATCAATGTCGATCTTCTTGG GTGAAGCATTTTGATAGACAATATTGCAGGAACAAAAGGGATCAGAGGCTTTTGGATGATAAAGGTGCTAGGAGAGGTCCGTTGTTGCTTCCACATCCTTACCGTTTGAAATCCACTCCTTGA